In Hippoglossus stenolepis isolate QCI-W04-F060 chromosome 13, HSTE1.2, whole genome shotgun sequence, a single genomic region encodes these proteins:
- the tmem182a gene encoding transmembrane protein 182, producing MKLSVALFFAGLFGALAAVFILLSFGTDYWLLASESCHPNPEGTVGPGGVTIERGDVVVQEDRKDVTLYHEGFFWKCSFGGNMDDDILLWRLWFTNQPHSKVCTHAYLFPFPVSHQTHNATEYDSAIIYRGFWSIFMLIGVAAVVLGGFIIICAAPFASYRLYKAGGSLFLTSGIFLLCVVVMYVLWLQVLDVVELYIDHQRSTLCPNFQLSISYGLSFMFAPIGIFFCLLSGLLFLLIGNSIKLDCH from the exons ATGAAGCTGAGCGTGGCGTTGTTTTTTGCGGGCCTCTTCGGGGCGTTGGCAGCCgtgttcatcctcctctcttttggAACTGATTACTGGCTGCTTGCCTCAGAGAGCTGCCACCCAAATCCTGAAGGCACCGTTGGGCCTGGTGGTGTGACCATAGAG CGTGGAGATGTGGTGGTGCAGGAGGATCGTAAGGATGTTACTCTGTATCACGAGGGCTTCTTCTGGAAGTGTTCCTTTGGAGGCAACATGGATGATGACATCCTGCTCTGGAGACTCTGGTTCA CAAATCAGCCACACTCCAAAGTGTGCACGCACGCCTACCTCTTCCCATTCCCTGTGTCTCATCAGACCCACAATGCCACAGAGTACGATTCTGCTATAA TCTACAGAGGCTTCTGGAGCATCTTCATGCTCATTGGCGTGGCAGCTGTGGTGCTCGGTGGGTTCATCATCATCTGTGCTGCTCCGTTTGCCAGCTACCGCCTCTACAAAGCAGGAGGCAGCCTCTTCCTGACATCGG gtattttcctgctgtgtgtggttgtgatgTACGTACTGTGGCTGCAGGTGCTGGATGTAGTGGAGCTCTACATCGACCACCAGCGCTCCACGCTGTGTCCAAACTTCCAGCTGTCCATTAGCTATGGTCTGTCCTTCATGTTTGCCCCCATCGGCATTTTCTTCTGCCTCCTGTCTGgccttcttttcctcctcatcgGCAATTCCATCAAGCTTGACTGTCACTGA